In Lycium ferocissimum isolate CSIRO_LF1 chromosome 11, AGI_CSIRO_Lferr_CH_V1, whole genome shotgun sequence, a single genomic region encodes these proteins:
- the LOC132036068 gene encoding fatty-acid-binding protein 3, chloroplastic isoform X2 codes for MVFIPYPHLTEMANMNNILQLKLLLPLQVIIHTSDLVILGKVGSTEYAEEPATKVKFQRSLSLPGCSTSLSLLGTGYREKVFAIIGVKVYAAGLYVNDSVFSRLDVWRGCSSAEIQPETSLFNNIFEANLEKSLRIVLVRDIDGKTFWDALDEAISPRIKSPTTDDKSALSTFRGVFQGKPLKKETSIFLTWIDPTKMLVSLSFDGMPSSVDATIESTNVASALFDVFFGGDPVSPTLKASIAKGLEDALK; via the exons ATGGTCTTTATCCCTTATCCACATTTGACAGAAATGGCCAATATGAACAACATTTTACAATTAAAGCTGCTTCTTCCTCTTCAGGTAATAATACATACAAGTGATTTGGTTATTCTTGGAAAAG TTGGAAGTACAGAATACGCAGAAGAACCAGCAACTAAGGTGAAATTTCAAAGATCATTGAGCCTACCTGGTTGCTCCACTTCATTGTCATTGCTTGGAACTG GATACAGGGAAAAGGTATTTGCAATTATTGGTGTCAAAGTCTATGCTGCAGGACTCTATGTCAATGACTCAGTCTTTAGTAGATTAGATGTCTGGCGAGGATGTTCTTCTGCAGAAATTCAGCCAGAAACTTCCTTGTTCAACAATATCTTTGAAG CCAATCTGGAGAAATCACTACGTATTGTGCTGGTCAGAGATATTGACGGTAAAACTTTCTGGGATGCCTTAGATGAAGCCATTTCTCCGAGAATCAAATCACCCACTACTGATGATAAATCTGCTCTTTCCACGTTCCGTGGTGTCTTTCAAGGAAAACCTCTTAAGAAAGAAACTTCCATATTCTTGACTTGGATTGACCCGACCAAAATGCTC gtttcactCTCTTTTGATGGGATGCCTTCGTCGGTTGATGCGACAATTGAGTCTACAAATGTTGCATCAGCTCTCTTCGACGTATTTTTTGGTGGTGATCCAGTTTCTCCTACACTGAAAGCATCAATTGCCAAAGGATTGGAAGATGCACTCAAGTAA
- the LOC132036068 gene encoding fatty-acid-binding protein 3, chloroplastic isoform X1 — MAVTGAISVPLWISTSTSTKITAFNTKSRISYPLKLSRNGLYPLSTFDRNGQYEQHFTIKAASSSSVGSTEYAEEPATKVKFQRSLSLPGCSTSLSLLGTGYREKVFAIIGVKVYAAGLYVNDSVFSRLDVWRGCSSAEIQPETSLFNNIFEANLEKSLRIVLVRDIDGKTFWDALDEAISPRIKSPTTDDKSALSTFRGVFQGKPLKKETSIFLTWIDPTKMLVSLSFDGMPSSVDATIESTNVASALFDVFFGGDPVSPTLKASIAKGLEDALK; from the exons ATGGCTGTAACTGGAGCCATATCAGTACCACTTTGgatttcaacatcaacatccacaAAAATCACTGCTTTTAATACCAAATCCAGAATTTCTTACCCTCTTAAACTTTCAAGAAATGGTCTTTATCCCTTATCCACATTTGACAGAAATGGCCAATATGAACAACATTTTACAATTAAAGCTGCTTCTTCCTCTTCAG TTGGAAGTACAGAATACGCAGAAGAACCAGCAACTAAGGTGAAATTTCAAAGATCATTGAGCCTACCTGGTTGCTCCACTTCATTGTCATTGCTTGGAACTG GATACAGGGAAAAGGTATTTGCAATTATTGGTGTCAAAGTCTATGCTGCAGGACTCTATGTCAATGACTCAGTCTTTAGTAGATTAGATGTCTGGCGAGGATGTTCTTCTGCAGAAATTCAGCCAGAAACTTCCTTGTTCAACAATATCTTTGAAG CCAATCTGGAGAAATCACTACGTATTGTGCTGGTCAGAGATATTGACGGTAAAACTTTCTGGGATGCCTTAGATGAAGCCATTTCTCCGAGAATCAAATCACCCACTACTGATGATAAATCTGCTCTTTCCACGTTCCGTGGTGTCTTTCAAGGAAAACCTCTTAAGAAAGAAACTTCCATATTCTTGACTTGGATTGACCCGACCAAAATGCTC gtttcactCTCTTTTGATGGGATGCCTTCGTCGGTTGATGCGACAATTGAGTCTACAAATGTTGCATCAGCTCTCTTCGACGTATTTTTTGGTGGTGATCCAGTTTCTCCTACACTGAAAGCATCAATTGCCAAAGGATTGGAAGATGCACTCAAGTAA
- the LOC132036766 gene encoding glucan endo-1,3-beta-D-glucosidase-like translates to MAKASLTLFFLLLSYFSAPFWTLADEPKTWCVAKPSSDNTILQQNINFACSNVDCSIFQEGCPCFSPNNLMNHASIAMNLYYQSKGRNPWNCHFGNSALVVLTDPSYGSCNYD, encoded by the exons ATGGCTAAAGCAAGTCTCACCCTTTTCTTCCTGCTCTTGTCCTACTTCTCAG CGCCGTTTTGGACGTTAGCGGATGAACCG AAGACATGGTGTGTGGCTAAACCTTCATCAGATAATACAATCCTTCAGCAAAACATAAATTTTGCATGTTCCAATGTGGATTGTAGTATCTTTCAAGAGGGCTGTCCTTGCTTTTCACCAAACAATTTGATGAACCACGCTTCTATTGCCATGAATCTTTATTACCAATCTAAAGGAAGGAACCCTTGGAATTGCCACTTTGGTAATTCTGCCCTCGTTGTCTTGACTGATCCAA GTTATGGCAGCTGCAACTACGACTGA
- the LOC132036067 gene encoding receptor-like serine/threonine-protein kinase At1g78530: protein MGNSKVIALYITICVVLFIVSKIIMTILCYRRWKRKQMVVQDSLSGGKLVMFKSQKMNTLESNMLLKRTMKLTNKDIIGSGGYGTVYKLTINESTSFAVKRLNRISAEQDGGFERELVAMGDIKHRNIVTLHGYYSTSQYNLLIYELMPNGSLDVVLHGKSAAQKVLDWPSRYKIAVGAARGLSYLHHDCIPHVIHRDIKSSNILLDHNMEARVSDFGLATLMEPDKTHVSTLVAGTFGYLAPEYFDTGKATVKGDVYSFGVVLLELLTGKKPTDESFLEEGTKLVTWVKAVVQEEREEYVLDRNLKEFPIDEINHVFNIALMCLEADPCKRPTMAEVVIMLEQIKINALA, encoded by the exons ATGGGAAACTCTAAAGTTATTGCACTCTATATCACAATATGCGTGGTTTTGTTTATTGTCTCAAAAATTATTATGACAATCCTCTGTTACCGTAGATGGAAGAGAAAGCAAATGGTTGTTCAAGACAGTTTATCTG GTGGAAAGCTAGTGATGTTTAAGTCACAAAAAATGAACACATTGGAGTCCAACATGTTGTTGAAGAGGACCATGAAGCTCACCAACAAAGATATTATAGGATCAGGAGGCTATGGAACAGTCTATAAACTGACAATTAACGAATCAACTTCGTTCGCTGTAAAGAGGTTAAACAGAATAAGCGCGGAGCAAGACGGAGGTTTTGAAAGAGAATTGGTGGCAATGGGGGACATAAAGCATCGAAATATTGTGACACTTCATGGATACTACAGTACATCTCAGTATAACCTTCTCATCTATGAGCTTATGCCTAATGGAAGTTTGGATGTAGTACTTCATG GAAAATCTGCTGCCCAGAAGGTTTTGGATTGGCCTTCAAGATACAAAATAGCAGTAGGAGCTGCAAGAGGATTATCATATCTGCATCACGATTGCATCCCTCACGTTATCCACCGAGATATTAAGTCGAGCAATATCTTGTTGGATCATAACATGGAGGCTCGAGTATCTGATTTTGGACTAGCCACTCTGATGGAACCAGATAAGACACACGTTTCAACTTTGGTAGCCGGAACTTTCGGATATTTGGCTCCTG AATATTTTGACACCGGAAAAGCAACAGTAAAAGGAGATGTTTACAGCTTCGGAGTCGTCTTACTGGAGCTTCTAACTGGGAAAAAACCAACAGATGAATCATTTTTGGAGGAAGGAACCAAGCTTGTAACTTGG GTGAAAGCAGTTGTTCAAGAGGAAAGGGAAGAGTATGTACTTGACAGAAACTTAAAGGAGTTTCCTATAGATGAAATTAACCATGTATTTAACATTGCATTGATGTGCCTTGAGGCAGATCCATGTAAAAGGCCAACCATGGCTGAAGTTGTAATAATGCTTGAGCAAATAAAGATAAATGCTTTGGCTTGA